The sequence GCACGGGCGGCCTGGGCCTCGGCCTCCCGGTTCTGGACGAGCGGGATGTCCAGCGGCTGCCAGAGCCAGGCGTGCACGATGCGCAGGGGCAGTCCCCGCAGGGCCGCCTCGCGCGCCGCCCAGTCGGCCGCCGCCAGACTCTCCGGCGAACCGTCCACCCCTACGACTACGGCCTTCTTCACTGGTCTGCCTCCGTGCGTCTGTGCGAACCGGCCCCTCGACCGGCCGCTGGAACCAGCATCACGGGCGGGCCCGTCCGGGGGGAGGGCCGATCGGCCCTCCCCCCGGGGCCCGTTGGGTCCCGGAGTACGGCCGGCGGCGTGCCGGTGGCCCGAAGCTGACATTTCCTGGACTGAAACGTGTGGTGGCGGGTAGGCGGGTTGCGTTTGAGGGCTGTGTGGTGCAGCTGACCGACGGGGGGAATGACGTGGAACTGCTGATGGCGGACCGAGGGACCGAACAGGACCGGCAGACGGCGGGTACGGGCAACATGCTGGGCAGTGCCGCGTACGACATGGGTTCGGGAGAGATCGCACGGGCCCGGGGCTTCGTCCGGGACTTCCTGACGGATGCGCGGTCGCTGCACGGGCTGCCCGTGTCGGCGCGGGCGATGGATGTCGCGCAGCTGGTGGTGAGCGAGCTGGCCACGAACGTCTGCAAGTACGCGCCGGGCCCGTGCCTCCTCGACCTCGAAGCGGGCGACGGCATGCTGAGCATCACGATGTGGGACTCGGGTTCGGTGCTGCCCACGAGCCGGCAGGCCGACCCGACGCGGACGGGGCAGCACGGGCTGGAGATCGTGCTCGCGGTCTGCGAGAGCTTCGAGGTGCGGCGCGAACCCGTGGGGAAGCGCGTCCGCGTGGAGATCTCGCTGCTCGACCGTCCGCAGGGCGATGCGGCCGGCCCCTCCGGCTGGTAGGTCTCCGTACGGAAGGAACCCCCACAGCTGGCGCTGTGGGGGTTCTTTCGATGGAGCGGTTCCGCTGGCTCAGTTCTGGGTGAGCATGCCTTCCCGCAACGTGGTGAGCAGCCGGGACAGGAGCCGGGAGACATGCATCTGGGAGATGCCCAGATGTTCGCCGATCTGAGCCTGGGTCATCTCCTGGCCGAAGCGCATCCGCACGATCTCACGGTCACGGTCCTCCAGGGTCTCCAGCAGCGGGGCCAGGGCGTGGAGGTTCTCGACCAGTTCCATGCCCGGGTCGCAGTCGCCGGTGATGTCGGCGTAGCTGGTGCCGCTGTCGGAGGCGCCCTGCTCGGTTCCGCCGAGCGGGAGGTCGATGGAGCCCGCGGTGTAGCCGTTGGAGGCGATGAGGCCGTCGATGACCTCCTCCTCGGCGATGTCCAGGTACTCGGCGAGTTCGGCGACGCCGGGGTCGCGGCCCAGGGTGGAGGTGAGCTCCTCCTTGGCCTTGGCCAGGGTGACCCGCAGCTCCTGGAGGCGACGGGGCACGTGGACGGACCACGTGGAGTCGCGGAAGAAGCGCTTGATCTCACCGACGATGTAGGGAATCGCGAAGGACGTGAACTCGACCTCGCGCGACAGCTCGAAGCGGTCGATCGCCTTGATCAGGCCGATGGTGCCGACCTGGATGATGTCTTCCATCTGGCCGTCGCCGCGGTTGCGGTACCTCTTCGCGGCGAACTGCACCAACGACAGGTTCATCTCGATGAGGGTGTTGCGCGCGTACTGGTACTCGTGCGTGCCCTCCTCGAGGACCTGCAACTGCTCGAAGAAGAGCGTGCCCAGCGCACGGGCGTCCTTCGGGGCGATCTTCTGCGGATCGTCGATCTGCGGGAGTACCGCCGGCGCGCGTACCGCCGACGCGGCCGTCCCGGTCGTGGTCTCCATGGATATCGACATTACGGACCTTCCCTGCCCCAGACGCTGCCGCGGAATCCCGCCTGCATGTGGCTGCGCCTACCCCCGTTCGCGCGGAACACGCCTGCGGAAGCGCGGAGATAAGGATTCGCCGATACTGGCGCCCCACGGGCATGAGTACCGCCGTGGCGGACACCCGCCGGGGATGACGGACACACCGAAGCCGGGACCCGGCGATGAAGACGCGAGCGGGAACGTACGCCGCGACAGCGAAGCGGGACCTGATGAGCAGGTGGAGGAGCGGGCACCGGACCGACCGACCGAGCTGCCCCGGCGGTCCTGGACGGCAGTGCTGCGCGGCACCCTGAAGGAGTTCAAGGACGACGAACTCGCGGACCGGGCCGCCGCGCTGACGTACTACGGGGTGCTGGCCCTGTTCCCCGCCCTCCTGGTGCTGGTGTCCCTGCTGGGCGTCGCGGGCGAGTCCGCCACCGAGCAGGTCCTGAAGAACCTGCAAAAGCTGACGCCCAGCTCGGCCCGGGACGTGATCAGCGAGGCCGTGGAGCAGCTCCAGGGCAACGCCGGTGTCGGTTCGTTCATGGCGATCGTGGGTCTGGCCGTCGCGGTGTGGTCGGCCTCCGGTTACGTCGCCGGGTTCATCCGGACCTCGAACGCCGTCTACGACATGCCGGAGGGCCGGCCGGTGTGGAAGGTCCTGCCGCTGCGCCTGGTCCTGACGGTGACGCTGATGGTCCTGGCGTGTGCCAGCGCCCTCATTGTGGTCTTCTCCGGCGGTCTGGCGCGGCAGGCCGGTGCCGCCCTGGGGATCGGGGACACTCCCCTGACCATCTGGTCGATCGCGAAGTGGCCGGTCCTGGTCCTGCTCGTCACCGTCATGATCGCGGTCCTCTACTGGGCCGCGCCGAACGCCAAGGGCCGCGGCTTCAAGTGGGTCACCCCGGGCAGCTTCCTCGCCCTGGTGATCTGGATGGCCGCGTCGGCCGGCTTCGCGTTCTACGTCGCCAACTTCGCCTCGTACAACAAGACCTACGGCGCCCTCGCCGGTGTGGTCGTCTTCCTGGTGTGGCTGTGGATCACCAACCTGGCGATCCTGCTGGGGCTGGAGTTCGACGCGGAGATGGTCCGTCAGCGGGCGATCGCCGGCGGGCATCCCGCGGACGAGGAGCCGTACGTGGAGCCGCGTGACACCCGCGCCTGGAGCGACGGGGACCGCCGGCGCATGGAGCAGTGAGCCAGGTCCGCGCTTCGCGGACGGGTGCCGCCGCCTTTGCTGGGTAGCCGGACGACGACGGCGTACACATCCGGACGAGGATGTTCCGTCGCGGCGGCCCCCGTCCCCGTGACGATTCCGACCGATCGAGGAGAGCAAGGTGACCTCATCATGAGCACAGCAGAGCGGGACGCCCACGGCATCGGCACCACGGGCGCCACCGGCACCACCGACGAACCGGTGGGCGTACTGGTTTCGCGTGCCTCGCAGCAGATCTCGGAGCTGGTCCGCGAGGAAATGCAGCTGGCACGTTCGGAGATGGCGCAGAAGGGCAAGCGGTTCGGGAAGGGCGGCGGCCTCTTCGGCGCCGCGGGTCTCGTCGGCATCCTGGCGGCCCAGGCCCTGGTGGCGACCTGCATCGTCGCCCTGGCCCTGGTACTGCCCCTGTGGGCGGCGGCGCTCATCGTCACGGCGGTGCTGGCGGCGGTGGCCGGCGTGGCCGCCCTGGCCGGGAAGAAGCAGATCGACCGCGCGGGCACCCCCGCACCCGAACAGACCATCGACAGCGTCAAGGCCGATCTGGCCGAGGTCAAGGAGAAGGCTCACCGATGAACGACGAATCACAGAACAAGATGGGCACGCCCACCCCCGAGGAGCTGCGTGAGCAGGTCGAGCGGACGCGCGACGAACTCGGGCAGACCGTCGAGGCGCTGGCGGCCAAGGCCGACATCAAGGCGCAGGCGAAGCAGAAGACCGCAGCGGTGAAGGAGCAGGCCGCGGAGAAGACGGCGGCGATCCGGGAGCAGGCCACCGAGAAGGCGGCAGTGGTCAAGGAGCAGACCGCCGAGAAGACCGCGGTGATCCGGGAACAGGCCGCGGAGAAGGCGGCGGTGGCCTCCGGTCAGATCCGCGTGAAGACGGAGCAGGCGGCGCAGCTGGTGAAGGACAAGACGCCGGACGCCGTGCTGGAGAAGACGGCGCAGGCCGCCGCCCAGGTGCGCGAGAGCGCGGCCCAGGCCCGGCGGTACGCGGCGGAGAAGACCCCTGACCCGCTGCTGGAGAAGGCGGACCGGGCCGCGACGGCCGCCCGCGCCAACCGCACCCCGCTCATCGCGGGCGGTGCGCTGCTGGTCGCCTTCCTGCTGATCCGCCGCAGCCGGGGGCGTAACCGATGAAGGGGTCCAAGATCGCCTACAAGCCGGTCGGCCTCGTCCTGGGCGCGGTCGGAGGCATGATCGCGGGCGCCGCGTTCAAGCAGACGTGGAAGCTCATCGAAGGCGAGGGCGACGCCCCCGACGCCCTCGACGAGGACCGTCCGTGGAAGCAGATCCTCCTCGCCGCCGCCGTACAGGGCGCGATCTTCGCCGTGGTCAAGGCCGCGGTGGAGCGCTCGGGCGCCCAGGCGACCCGGCGCGTCACGGGCACCTGGCCGGCCTGATCCGCCGCGGTGCCGGTCCTCCCGAGGAGGGTCCGGCACCGCCCGGGCGGCGGTTCAGGGCACGGATCAGGCGCTGGCCATCCGGAGCGGGACGACGACAGCGGCGTACGCGATCAGGGCGAAGGCCTCGGCGGCCCCCGGCGTCAGGGCGCGCTCCTTGTGGTCACGGGCCATCAGCTGCGGGACCAGGACAGCCAGCGCCGGACAGGCGTACGCCTCCCGGATGTGGTGGAGGCCCACCGCTTACAGCAGGCCCTCCATCCCCCGGAGACCGGCGAACGGGCCCCAACCGCGCCGCCGCCACCAGCCCGCGGCGCCGGACAGCGGACCGTCGACGAGAGCCGGCCCGAACCACACCAGCGGAAGGACCGGGCTGCCCGCCCCGCCCGCCCGAACTCCGCGTATCCGTAGTACCCGAGCACCAGGCCGACCTTCGCACCCCCGCTGCGGCCTCGGCGGCCCGTGCGGCAGAGTAGGGGCATGTCCCCGTACGAGACGATGCCCTTCCACCTGGAGACCGAGCGGCTGGTCCTGCGGCCGTGGGCCGAGTCGGACGCCGCCGACTTCAGCGCTCTCCTCTCCGAACGCGGCAAGGGGACTCCCACTGTTGAGCGCAGCCGGACCTCCATCGGGGAGCTGCTCGCCGCGACGGAGACCACGGGGATGGCCCTGCTGCCCGTCCAGCGGCGCGACGAAGGCGACTTCATCGGCTACTGCGGGCTGATCATCGGCCGCACCACCCTGGAAGAGCCCGAGATCGCTTACGAGTTGTGCCGGCGCGTGCACGGGCGTGGCTACGCCACCGAGGCAGCCGGTGCGGTGGTCGACGCCGCCGTGGCGACCGGGCGGAAACGGCTCTGGTCGACCGTCGGCACATGGAACACACCGTCGCTCCGGGTCCTGGAGAAGCTCGGGTTCGAACGGGACCGCGTCTCCATGGAGGAGAACGGCGAAGTCGCCTGGCTCACGCGCTCGTTGCCGTGACCCCGGGCCACTCCCCCGAGGGCTCCATGCTCACCTGGTGGACGTCAGGGTCCGGTACGCGAAAGGAACACACCTCATGGCTCTTCGAGTTCTCGTCGTCGGCGGCGGGCTGATGGGAGCGGCCGCCGCCTGGCGCCTCTCGGTACGCGGCCACCAGGTCACCGTGCTGGAGCGCTTCGGGCCGGGCCACGACCGCGGCAGTTCGTACGGCACCTCCCGGATCTTCCGGCTGGCGTACGCGGAGCCCTCGTACACGGAGCTGGCGCTGCGGGCGCTGCCCCTGTGGCGGCGGCTGGAGGAGGAGAGCGGGCAGTCGGTGCTGACGCTCACCGGGGCCGTCGACCACGGGCTGCCCGAGGCGGTGGACCGGCTGGCCGATGTGCTCGCCGGAGCGGGGCGGGCCGCGCGGCGCCTGTCCCCCGGTGAGGTGGCCGACCGGTGGCCGGGGCTCCGGGCCGACACGACCGCGCTGTACCACCCGGACGCCGGGCGGGTGCACGCCGACGACGCCGTGTCCGCCCTGCTCAAGGCGGCCGGGCAGCGGGGTGCCGAGGTGCGGCACGGGGTACGGGTGACGGAGATCCGGGACACCGGGCGTACCGGAGGCGGGGTCACCGTGGTCACGGACACCGACGAGGCGCTGACGGCGGACGCGGCCGTGGTCGCCGTGGGCGGCTGGGCGCCCGGGTTCCTGCCGGCCGTGGTGAGCGGCCTGCCGCCGATGCGCGTCACCCAGGAGCAGCCGGTGCACTTCCCGGTCCCGGACGCGCTGGACTGGCCCTCGTTCATCCACCACCCGGGCGCCGGGTGGAACGTGCCGGGCGGGCTGTACGGGCTGGGCAGCGTCGACGGCGTCAAGATCGGGCTGCACGGCGTCGGGCCGGTCGTGGACCCCGACCACCGCGACCGTACGCCGGACCCGGCAGCCGTCGAACGCCTCCGCGCCTACGCCGAGGAATGGCTGCCCGGCGTGGCCGGCACCGAGCCGACCCCCCTCACCTGCCTCTACACCACGACGCCCGACGAGGATTTCGTGATCGACCGGCAGGGCCCGGTGACCGTGCTGGCGGGCTTCTCCGGGCACGGCTTCAAGTTCGGGCCCGCCATCGGCGAACTGGCGGCCGACCTGGTCGAGGGCCGGCCGGGCACCGCCCGGTTCGCCCTCGGCCGGACGGCCCCCGCGCGCTGAACCCGCTCCCGGGGCCGGCCGGTCGCGCCCGGTGTCCTCCTACCGGAGGACGGCGGGCCCTAGGCAGTGTCTTCAAATGATCATCGCTGGTGGATCATGGTGTCGTGATACGTCGCCATGAACTGTCCGATGCTGAGTGGGAGTTCGTCCGGCCGTTGCTGCCCGTGTCGTTGCGGGGGCGGAAGCGGCTGGACGACCGCAGGGTCCTGAACGGGATCGTGTGGAAGTTCCGGACCGGGACGGCCTGGCGGGACGTGCCCGAGCGCTATGGTCCGTGGGCCACGCTGCATACCCGTTTCCGCAGGTGGGCGGCGGACGGAACGTTCGACCGAATGCTGCGGGCCGCCCAGGCGGAAGCGGACGCGGCGGGCGACATCGAGTGGCTGGTGTCGGTCGATTCCACGATCGTCCGGGCCCACCAGCATGGGGCGGGGGCTCGAAAAGGGGGCTCCGCGACCCGGCCCTCGGGCGGTCCAGGGGCGGCCTGACCAGCAAGATTCATCTTGCCTGTGACGGCAGAGGCCGTCCGCTCGGCTTCGTCGTCACGGGCGGCAACACCAACGACTGCACCCGGTTCACCGCCGTGATGGAAGCGATCCGGGTGCCCCGGATCGGACCGGGGCGACCCCGCACCCGGCCCGATCACGTCCTGGGCGACAAGGGCTACAGCTCGAA is a genomic window of Streptomyces sp. SID8374 containing:
- a CDS encoding GNAT family N-acetyltransferase; translation: MSPYETMPFHLETERLVLRPWAESDAADFSALLSERGKGTPTVERSRTSIGELLAATETTGMALLPVQRRDEGDFIGYCGLIIGRTTLEEPEIAYELCRRVHGRGYATEAAGAVVDAAVATGRKRLWSTVGTWNTPSLRVLEKLGFERDRVSMEENGEVAWLTRSLP
- a CDS encoding SigB/SigF/SigG family RNA polymerase sigma factor, with amino-acid sequence METTTGTAASAVRAPAVLPQIDDPQKIAPKDARALGTLFFEQLQVLEEGTHEYQYARNTLIEMNLSLVQFAAKRYRNRGDGQMEDIIQVGTIGLIKAIDRFELSREVEFTSFAIPYIVGEIKRFFRDSTWSVHVPRRLQELRVTLAKAKEELTSTLGRDPGVAELAEYLDIAEEEVIDGLIASNGYTAGSIDLPLGGTEQGASDSGTSYADITGDCDPGMELVENLHALAPLLETLEDRDREIVRMRFGQEMTQAQIGEHLGISQMHVSRLLSRLLTTLREGMLTQN
- a CDS encoding DUF4235 domain-containing protein is translated as MKGSKIAYKPVGLVLGAVGGMIAGAAFKQTWKLIEGEGDAPDALDEDRPWKQILLAAAVQGAIFAVVKAAVERSGAQATRRVTGTWPA
- a CDS encoding IS5 family transposase (programmed frameshift): MRRHELSDAEWEFVRPLLPVSLRGRKRLDDRRVLNGIVWKFRTGTAWRDVPERYGPWATLHTRFRRWAADGTFDRMLRAAQAEADAAGDIEWLVSVDSTIVRAHQHGAGARKGGLRDPALGRSRGGLTSKIHLACDGRGRPLGFVVTGGNTNDCTRFTAVMEAIRVPRIGPGRPRTRPDHVLGDKGYSSKAIRAWLRRRGIPHTIPERADQVGNRARRGSRGGRPPAFDREAYKHRNVVERCFNRLKQWRGIATRYDKTAQSYEAAVTLASLLMWA
- a CDS encoding phage holin family protein; its protein translation is MSTAERDAHGIGTTGATGTTDEPVGVLVSRASQQISELVREEMQLARSEMAQKGKRFGKGGGLFGAAGLVGILAAQALVATCIVALALVLPLWAAALIVTAVLAAVAGVAALAGKKQIDRAGTPAPEQTIDSVKADLAEVKEKAHR
- a CDS encoding ATP-binding protein is translated as MADRGTEQDRQTAGTGNMLGSAAYDMGSGEIARARGFVRDFLTDARSLHGLPVSARAMDVAQLVVSELATNVCKYAPGPCLLDLEAGDGMLSITMWDSGSVLPTSRQADPTRTGQHGLEIVLAVCESFEVRREPVGKRVRVEISLLDRPQGDAAGPSGW
- a CDS encoding YihY/virulence factor BrkB family protein, with the protein product MTDTPKPGPGDEDASGNVRRDSEAGPDEQVEERAPDRPTELPRRSWTAVLRGTLKEFKDDELADRAAALTYYGVLALFPALLVLVSLLGVAGESATEQVLKNLQKLTPSSARDVISEAVEQLQGNAGVGSFMAIVGLAVAVWSASGYVAGFIRTSNAVYDMPEGRPVWKVLPLRLVLTVTLMVLACASALIVVFSGGLARQAGAALGIGDTPLTIWSIAKWPVLVLLVTVMIAVLYWAAPNAKGRGFKWVTPGSFLALVIWMAASAGFAFYVANFASYNKTYGALAGVVVFLVWLWITNLAILLGLEFDAEMVRQRAIAGGHPADEEPYVEPRDTRAWSDGDRRRMEQ
- a CDS encoding FAD-dependent oxidoreductase produces the protein MALRVLVVGGGLMGAAAAWRLSVRGHQVTVLERFGPGHDRGSSYGTSRIFRLAYAEPSYTELALRALPLWRRLEEESGQSVLTLTGAVDHGLPEAVDRLADVLAGAGRAARRLSPGEVADRWPGLRADTTALYHPDAGRVHADDAVSALLKAAGQRGAEVRHGVRVTEIRDTGRTGGGVTVVTDTDEALTADAAVVAVGGWAPGFLPAVVSGLPPMRVTQEQPVHFPVPDALDWPSFIHHPGAGWNVPGGLYGLGSVDGVKIGLHGVGPVVDPDHRDRTPDPAAVERLRAYAEEWLPGVAGTEPTPLTCLYTTTPDEDFVIDRQGPVTVLAGFSGHGFKFGPAIGELAADLVEGRPGTARFALGRTAPAR
- a CDS encoding DUF3618 domain-containing protein codes for the protein MNDESQNKMGTPTPEELREQVERTRDELGQTVEALAAKADIKAQAKQKTAAVKEQAAEKTAAIREQATEKAAVVKEQTAEKTAVIREQAAEKAAVASGQIRVKTEQAAQLVKDKTPDAVLEKTAQAAAQVRESAAQARRYAAEKTPDPLLEKADRAATAARANRTPLIAGGALLVAFLLIRRSRGRNR